The proteins below come from a single Sphingomicrobium sediminis genomic window:
- a CDS encoding acetyl-CoA carboxylase biotin carboxylase subunit has protein sequence MIKSLLIANRGEIACRVMRTAQAMGIRCVAVYSEADAKALHVRMADRAVCIGPAASAESYLRGDKIIEAAMETGAEAIHPGYGFLSENADFAQAVIDAGLIWVGPKPESIRAMGLKDAAKKLMADAGVPVTPGYLGEDQSEATLTAEADTIGYPVLIKAVAGGGGKGMRKVEAAGDFADALASVKREATASFGNDVVILEKWIESPRHIEVQLFGDSHGTVVHLFERDCSLQRRHQKVIEEAPAPGMDEETRAEVCAAAVRAGQAVNYEGAGTVEFIADASEGLRADRIYFMEMNTRLQVEHPVTEEITGVDLVEWQLRVASGEPIPVAQEDLAIDGHAIEARLYAEDPATGFLPSTGRLNHFDLGREQWRGRRRRRIETGVEEGDVISPHYDPMIAKLIAHGEDRDAAIEGLARTLSGVEVWPVRTNAAFLLRALTQDDFVEADLDTGFIAEHEEALVPDGAPSDAHWRTAAMIALAGEEPQPLAGFRLNAAPRAAVALSFKGETVTVDLADGGETLPSSGFRDDERVVLFSAGEAHEFMLSHRPGSGGAAAGDGAILAPMPGKVTSVSVAEGDEVKAGQRLLTLEAMKMEHGLTAPFDGTVAELSVEPGQQVAVEALLARVDAG, from the coding sequence ATGATCAAGAGCCTGCTCATCGCCAATCGCGGCGAAATCGCCTGTCGTGTCATGCGGACCGCGCAGGCCATGGGGATACGCTGCGTCGCGGTCTATTCCGAAGCGGATGCCAAGGCGCTCCACGTGCGCATGGCGGACAGGGCGGTGTGCATCGGGCCGGCGGCGAGCGCGGAAAGTTATCTACGTGGCGACAAGATCATCGAAGCCGCGATGGAGACCGGCGCTGAAGCGATTCATCCCGGCTATGGCTTCCTAAGCGAGAATGCCGATTTTGCGCAGGCAGTGATCGATGCAGGGCTGATCTGGGTCGGTCCGAAGCCCGAGAGCATCCGCGCCATGGGCCTCAAGGATGCTGCCAAGAAACTGATGGCCGATGCGGGCGTGCCGGTGACGCCGGGCTATCTGGGCGAGGACCAGTCGGAGGCGACGTTGACCGCCGAAGCCGACACAATCGGCTATCCGGTGCTGATCAAGGCGGTTGCTGGTGGCGGCGGCAAGGGCATGCGCAAAGTCGAGGCTGCTGGCGATTTCGCCGATGCGCTGGCCAGCGTGAAGCGCGAGGCGACGGCCTCGTTCGGCAATGACGTCGTCATCCTCGAGAAATGGATCGAGAGCCCGCGCCATATCGAAGTGCAATTGTTCGGCGACAGCCATGGCACTGTCGTTCACCTGTTCGAACGCGATTGCTCGCTACAGCGCCGCCACCAGAAAGTCATTGAGGAAGCGCCCGCGCCCGGCATGGACGAAGAGACCCGCGCCGAAGTCTGCGCAGCCGCGGTCCGCGCGGGGCAAGCGGTGAATTATGAGGGCGCGGGCACGGTCGAGTTCATCGCCGATGCGAGCGAGGGGCTGCGCGCCGACCGCATCTACTTCATGGAAATGAATACGCGCCTGCAGGTCGAGCATCCGGTGACCGAAGAGATTACCGGCGTCGACCTGGTCGAATGGCAACTGCGCGTGGCGTCGGGCGAGCCGATCCCGGTGGCGCAGGAGGATTTGGCGATCGACGGGCATGCGATTGAGGCGCGACTCTATGCGGAAGATCCGGCGACGGGGTTCCTGCCTTCGACCGGGCGGCTCAATCATTTCGACCTCGGCCGCGAGCAGTGGCGCGGGCGTCGTCGGCGTCGCATCGAAACGGGTGTCGAAGAGGGCGATGTGATCAGCCCGCATTACGACCCGATGATCGCAAAGCTCATCGCGCATGGCGAGGATCGCGATGCGGCGATCGAGGGGCTGGCACGCACGCTGTCTGGCGTTGAAGTCTGGCCGGTGCGGACGAATGCCGCATTCCTGCTGCGGGCGCTGACGCAAGACGATTTCGTCGAGGCCGATCTCGACACGGGTTTTATCGCCGAGCATGAAGAAGCGCTTGTCCCCGATGGCGCGCCGAGCGATGCGCATTGGCGCACGGCGGCGATGATTGCGCTGGCTGGGGAAGAGCCGCAGCCCTTGGCAGGTTTCCGCCTCAATGCCGCGCCTCGCGCTGCGGTGGCGCTGAGTTTCAAGGGGGAGACGGTGACGGTCGACCTGGCCGATGGCGGCGAGACTTTGCCTTCGTCCGGTTTTCGCGATGACGAACGAGTCGTTCTGTTCAGTGCAGGCGAGGCGCATGAGTTCATGCTTTCGCATCGTCCGGGTTCGGGCGGCGCTGCCGCAGGCGACGGCGCGATCCTTGCGCCGATGCCGGGCAAGGTGACGAGCGTTTCGGTGGCCGAGGGTGATGAAGTTAAGGCGGGGCAGCGACTTCTAACGCTCGAAGCGATGAAGATGGAGCATGGCCTCACCGCGCCATTCGACGGGACGGTTGCCGAGCTCAGCGTGGAGCCCGGCCAGCAGGTCGCCGTGGAAGCGTTGCTGGCGCGGGTCGACGCGGGCTAG